The following is a genomic window from Acidobacteriota bacterium.
AAAGTGCCGATACCAACGAGATGTCGCGGATGGTCAAGCGGGTTGACGCCACTGATGCCGACTCCTGCTCCGAACGGGTCCGTCACCGCCGCGAAAACATGGATAGTGTTTCCATCCTTGTTCGCGCTTGCCATGGTCTGAAGCGCAGGCGTGCTGGAGGTTAGAACGAGGTCGAAATGTCCAGTAACGAGAGCCTTGGCTATGGTATTAGCGGTTACAAAATCGCCTTCGGCGTTGAAACGCTGGATCGAGATCGTCTGGCCGTCTACAAAACCGTCCTTCGCCAGCGCATCGACCATTCCGGCCACGTTTTCGTCAAGGATGGAATTGGAACCAAACTGAAAAATCGCCACACGCCGGACTTTCTCAGTTACACCGCTCCTCTGGTCGCGGCGATTCCAGTCGGATACGAGCAGTACCGTGGACGCCCCAATGATCAACGCAATTCCTAACGCAAGTTTTCGGATGGCCGGCAGCATGTCTTTTCAGCACCATCACGAAGCTGTACGCGTTCAGCCGACCTCACGGTCCTCGATCAATTCGCAAAGTTGAAGGAGGATGTGACTAGCCCGTTCACCACGCACAGCCTGTATCTTGTAGGAAATAAATAGCGGGATTATCTTTTGCAGCGCCAATCGGAGAGAGATTATGGGTCCGAGCATGGCTCCGTCTCCCATAGCATCAATGCTTCTGGACTGTCATTCCAATATTGTCCGTTCATATCTCCGCTGGCTGTGATGTGTGCCACACGACGGTGTGACCCAAATCTCCTGTCGGAGGGTCCGTCAAAAAAACACGTTAAGCCTGCGTAGCCAAGCTTAAGAAATCGCTTGATAACGGGAAAGCGGTTCCAAGGGCCTCTGGATAACTATGTGCGACTCTAAAACCTTATGCCCATTTAACGTTCTGACTGACCACCCAGAAATTATGCACTTGGCTGATTATTCCGCCCGCGCAATTCGCCGTATTTAGCTTGGACGTGCACCGATCAAATTCTATGCCCGGTGTTTGTTAAATAATCCTAGGTGGAGTCAAACGCTCCAAGGTCACTGTGAGCTTGCAATGGCAAAAGTTCGCTTTGCGGAACGGACGACAAGAGCTTGGCCATCCTGTGAGATTCGGGCCGGGCATTCGGGCCAGAAGGTTCGCACTTCCCTGAGCCAACAGGCCAGCTTCCTCCGGAAGAAGCGCTTTTCCGAGTACTCGATTGGCCCAAGTTCGTCTACAAGCCCACCCTGTGTGAATAAGGGAATCCGAACAGAGCGGCCGTTGAGTGACCAGCTTTTCCATGACAACCAAAGGTAAAGGTCAGGCACTCCGGGTACGTCGGCAAGCGCCGCGACAACCTCCCGCTCCACAGGGATCCGGTGCTGATCGATCTCTTCGTAAAAGGCTTCGCTCAGCACGATAGAATTCTCATCACTGCCGGAATCTACTGGCTCTCCTTCACCCTTGTGAAACCAGAGACGCATGCGATCAAAGAAGTGGAACCTGGCCCAATCAAGGACAAGGTTGCCATTAGGCTCGTCACTGGTTCCGAAAAAGATGGTAGCCGCAAAGATCCTCTGGAATCCTTCCATTATGCGGCGGTACCGTTTGCCGTCCTTGAAGAGATGGAAGAAGTCAAGCATCTCGGCGGCAGAAGCAAAGCGGACCACCCGGCTGCGCTGGCGCAAGGCCAAGGTGGCAATCCAAATTGCGATGAGCCTGTCCTGGCCGTAAGGAAGCCCAAACTGCGGGTGGCCGATAACCTGGAGGAAGAATTTGCCGTTGCGGCGGACGTGCGAAGTGGAATTTCGAGGAGGACGTCGTAAGGGA
Proteins encoded in this region:
- a CDS encoding plasmid encoded RepA protein yields the protein MILFITLHTFGASAFAQQRTLFASITYRFDTVFAQRGILNHSADFCQPVTRGFLPRSVQSILPTVGITKRRLKQLESIQLIREQRENGRQQLAFHARPFILCSLPLRRPPRNSTSHVRRNGKFFLQVIGHPQFGLPYGQDRLIAIWIATLALRQRSRVVRFASAAEMLDFFHLFKDGKRYRRIMEGFQRIFAATIFFGTSDEPNGNLVLDWARFHFFDRMRLWFHKGEGEPVDSGSDENSIVLSEAFYEEIDQHRIPVEREVVAALADVPGVPDLYLWLSWKSWSLNGRSVRIPLFTQGGLVDELGPIEYSEKRFFRRKLACWLREVRTFWPECPARISQDGQALVVRSAKRTFAIASSQ